A part of Desulfobacter sp. genomic DNA contains:
- a CDS encoding transcriptional repressor — MCIHCDYKDLMKQAGLSPTQNRLKVMEIIGNNSFPLSATEIHDTMDRQGPVNRVTVYRILDLLVEKGLVDRIATGGRAAYYGLAPNDIHQSHAHFYCTQCGRMDCLSPESLSVEFSRFAQNFPGRIDKLEMRLDGICSNCLKKNGH, encoded by the coding sequence ATGTGCATCCACTGCGATTATAAGGATCTGATGAAACAGGCCGGCCTGTCGCCCACCCAAAACCGCCTGAAGGTGATGGAAATCATCGGCAACAACAGCTTTCCCCTCTCGGCCACAGAAATCCATGATACCATGGACCGCCAGGGCCCGGTGAACCGGGTCACGGTCTACCGCATCCTGGACCTGCTGGTGGAAAAGGGGCTGGTGGACCGGATCGCCACCGGTGGCCGGGCCGCATACTACGGGCTGGCCCCCAACGACATCCACCAGTCCCATGCCCATTTTTACTGCACCCAATGCGGCCGCATGGACTGCCTGAGCCCCGAAAGCCTGAGTGTGGAATTCAGCCGGTTCGCCCAAAATTTTCCCGGGAGGATCGATAAACTGGAAATGCGCCTGGACGGCATCTGCAGCAATTGCCTGAAAAAAAACGGCCATTGA
- a CDS encoding helix-turn-helix transcriptional regulator → MPLNIIEYIIKTKGLKQKDLADMLKVSRAQISKWKSGEHIPPRRKDELMVLADLFTENPEWAVFVKNKKDSDAWINYVTLLNEQYDGNTKSVDIESHPEEFVPKIILFLSNIGIAVPQKKPSTKKIKEGGSLTNFELLLLDYIKIYEVLTGWCATYMSSLHDAVADIEDDIYNYMINYALCFTNSDVLGVNGADLSSVQSHNEMTKINLYKKIEYMCSIMRDENISFRTDYFNLLNLSIAQLKGEEEAPLCQGHDDLELFLPYQDKLILRKIQRMELTINDLHNKIDFLTEKLEKSLSS, encoded by the coding sequence ATGCCACTAAACATCATCGAATATATCATCAAAACAAAAGGCCTCAAACAGAAAGATTTAGCTGACATGCTGAAGGTAAGCCGGGCACAAATCTCTAAATGGAAATCTGGGGAACATATACCACCCCGTAGAAAAGATGAACTTATGGTGCTTGCTGATTTATTTACAGAAAATCCAGAGTGGGCTGTATTTGTAAAAAATAAAAAAGATAGCGATGCATGGATAAATTACGTAACTTTGTTGAATGAGCAGTATGATGGCAACACAAAAAGTGTTGACATAGAATCCCACCCGGAAGAGTTCGTCCCGAAAATAATACTCTTTTTATCTAACATCGGCATAGCAGTACCTCAAAAAAAACCATCGACAAAAAAAATAAAAGAGGGGGGAAGTTTAACAAACTTTGAACTTTTATTACTGGATTATATAAAGATCTACGAAGTACTAACCGGATGGTGCGCTACATATATGTCCTCTCTTCATGACGCCGTTGCTGATATTGAAGACGACATTTATAATTACATGATTAATTATGCTCTCTGTTTTACTAATAGTGATGTATTGGGAGTTAACGGAGCAGACTTAAGTTCCGTTCAAAGCCACAACGAAATGACAAAAATTAACCTTTATAAAAAGATTGAATACATGTGCTCAATCATGAGAGACGAAAATATATCATTTCGCACCGATTACTTCAACTTGCTGAACTTAAGTATTGCACAACTAAAGGGTGAGGAAGAGGCTCCACTATGTCAGGGACACGATGATTTAGAACTTTTTCTCCCCTACCAAGACAAACTCATACTCCGTAAAATACAGCGCATGGAATTAACGATTAATGATCTTCACAACAAAATAGATTTTTTAACCGAAAAACTGGAAAAGAGCTTGAGTTCTTAA
- a CDS encoding ATP-binding cassette domain-containing protein, translating to MAIIGPNGGGKSTLLKLILGLLTPDRGSIRVMGKPPRNNSAAVGYVPQNVHINERFPITALDVVLMGAPKSEKKDEARERAMATLSRLHMAGHAQKKIGQLSGGQRQRVFIARSLMTQTRLLLLDEPTASIDTKGQADFYELLEELNKDVAIVVVSHDLFIVSNYVKSVACVNQRLHYHPHEEITGSMMETMYACSVEDVCRVQVLAHGMPPKHKIKSNIQHTKKRA from the coding sequence ATGGCCATTATCGGCCCCAACGGCGGGGGGAAGTCCACCCTGCTCAAGCTGATCCTGGGTCTGCTCACACCGGACCGCGGCAGTATCCGTGTCATGGGGAAGCCGCCCAGGAACAATTCCGCCGCCGTGGGCTATGTTCCCCAGAACGTCCATATCAATGAACGCTTTCCCATCACCGCCCTGGACGTGGTTCTCATGGGCGCGCCCAAATCCGAGAAAAAGGACGAGGCCCGGGAAAGGGCCATGGCAACCCTGTCCCGGCTCCACATGGCCGGACATGCCCAGAAAAAAATCGGCCAGCTTTCAGGGGGGCAGCGCCAGCGGGTGTTCATTGCAAGATCCCTGATGACCCAGACCCGGCTCCTGCTTCTGGACGAACCCACGGCCAGCATCGACACCAAAGGCCAGGCTGATTTTTATGAATTGCTGGAAGAACTGAACAAGGATGTGGCCATTGTGGTGGTGAGCCACGACCTGTTTATCGTATCCAATTACGTCAAGTCCGTGGCCTGTGTGAACCAGCGCCTCCACTACCATCCCCACGAGGAAATAACGGGCAGCATGATGGAAACCATGTATGCCTGCTCGGTTGAAGACGTCTGCCGGGTGCAGGTGCTGGCCCACGGCATGCCCCCGAAACATAAAATCAAATCCAACATACAGCACACAAAAAAAAGGGCCTGA
- a CDS encoding metal ABC transporter permease, whose amino-acid sequence MEILQFEFMQNAIAAGLLASIICGIMGTLVVVNRIVFLSGGIAHAAYGGIGMAFYFKWPVMLSTMGFSLAASLLMAAVTLNARHRADTIIGVIWALGMAVGIIMVDLSPGYNVDLMSYLFGSILTVPRSDLLVMLAMGGLLAFLVSWFYKDILAVSYDEEFARVRGLPVKRIYFGLIAMLGLTVVMVIQVVGLIMVIALLTIPPFMVEKHAKSLGMMMAGSSLLGAGFTLSGLWLSYRFNLTSGAAIILVAGTAFMASLVWEKLRQHRPALNTEGR is encoded by the coding sequence ATGGAAATACTCCAGTTTGAATTCATGCAGAACGCCATTGCCGCCGGGTTGCTGGCCAGCATCATCTGCGGCATCATGGGCACCCTTGTGGTGGTGAACCGCATTGTATTCCTCTCCGGCGGCATTGCCCATGCGGCCTACGGGGGGATCGGCATGGCCTTTTACTTCAAATGGCCGGTGATGCTCTCCACCATGGGATTTTCCCTGGCCGCCTCCCTGCTCATGGCCGCGGTCACCCTCAACGCCCGGCACCGGGCCGACACCATCATCGGCGTCATCTGGGCCCTGGGCATGGCCGTGGGCATCATCATGGTGGACCTCTCCCCGGGTTACAATGTGGATCTGATGAGCTATCTGTTCGGCAGCATCCTCACCGTCCCCCGGTCGGACCTCCTTGTCATGCTGGCCATGGGCGGTCTCCTGGCCTTCCTGGTTTCCTGGTTTTACAAGGATATCCTGGCGGTCTCCTATGACGAGGAATTTGCCCGGGTCAGGGGCCTTCCCGTAAAACGGATCTATTTCGGCCTCATTGCCATGCTGGGCCTCACCGTGGTCATGGTCATCCAGGTGGTGGGGCTCATCATGGTCATTGCCCTGCTCACCATTCCGCCCTTCATGGTGGAAAAACATGCCAAATCCCTGGGGATGATGATGGCGGGCTCCAGCCTGCTGGGAGCCGGGTTCACCCTCTCCGGCCTCTGGCTCTCCTACCGGTTCAACCTGACCTCCGGCGCCGCCATCATTCTGGTGGCCGGCACCGCATTCATGGCCTCACTGGTCTGGGAAAAACTGCGGCAGCACCGGCCCGCCCTGAATACGGAAGGGCGATAA
- a CDS encoding ATP-binding protein: MINDRDQIDTNLKSLHMPTMRRSYEEMADQARAEAWGYEKYLLQLLSLECEVRWQNRISRNLRASKLPSSKTFENFDKKRLPLKVANHLSVLVNGAFLERCENILAFGNPGSGKTHLLCAIGHELIAKGKQVLFISCSQLVQDLLIAKRDLELTKKLKSLSRFDAVIIDDIGYVQQSRGEMEVLFTFLAERYEQGSLMITSNLPFSKWEQIFKDPMTTAAAIDRLVHHSIILELNVESYRMEQAKMEAE; encoded by the coding sequence ATGATCAATGATCGGGATCAGATAGACACCAATCTTAAAAGCCTCCATATGCCGACCATGCGCCGCAGTTATGAAGAAATGGCGGATCAGGCCAGGGCGGAGGCATGGGGATATGAAAAGTACCTCTTACAATTGTTGAGTCTCGAATGCGAAGTCCGCTGGCAGAACCGGATATCACGTAACCTGAGGGCATCCAAGTTGCCATCTTCCAAGACATTTGAGAATTTTGATAAAAAGCGCCTCCCCTTAAAGGTTGCCAATCATTTAAGTGTCCTGGTCAACGGCGCTTTTTTAGAGCGCTGTGAAAACATCCTGGCCTTTGGTAATCCGGGTAGCGGGAAAACCCATCTGCTCTGTGCCATTGGCCATGAATTAATTGCAAAGGGTAAGCAGGTTCTTTTTATCTCATGCAGTCAGCTCGTCCAGGATCTGCTGATTGCCAAAAGGGATCTTGAGCTAACCAAAAAACTCAAATCCCTCTCCAGGTTTGATGCTGTGATTATAGATGACATTGGGTATGTCCAACAAAGCCGGGGAGAAATGGAAGTGCTGTTTACCTTTTTGGCGGAACGGTATGAACAGGGCAGCCTGATGATCACGAGCAATCTTCCGTTCTCTAAGTGGGAACAGATTTTTAAGGACCCTATGACAACGGCAGCAGCCATCGACAGACTCGTTCATCACAGTATCATCCTTGAATTGAATGTGGAAAGCTATCGCATGGAACAGGCTAAAATGGAGGCCGAATAA
- a CDS encoding proline racemase family protein: protein MRSSKIIHTVSCHAEGEVGDVIVGGVAPPPGDTLWEQSRWIARDQTLRNFMLNEPRGGVFRHVNLLVPPKHPEAQMGWIIMEPEDTPPMSGSNSICVSTVLLEAGILPMEEPRTRLTLEAPGGLIRAVADCEGGHVKRMTVHNVPSFVHRLDADLEVEGIGTLKVDTAYGGDSFVIVNARDIGFEVTPDEARDMAEMGIRITNAATEQLGFVHPENPDWDHISFCQIAAPLKEEDGVFVGRNTVAIQPGKLDRSPTGTGCSARMAVLAKRGMIKKGDMYIGESVIGSRFHCRYESDAKAGDWDAIIPSISGRAWVTGTHQHMLDPDDPWPQGYKVADTWPRLMG, encoded by the coding sequence ATGCGGTCTTCAAAGATTATTCATACGGTCAGCTGTCATGCAGAAGGAGAGGTGGGGGATGTGATTGTGGGGGGGGTGGCGCCGCCGCCCGGGGATACCCTGTGGGAACAGTCCCGGTGGATCGCCAGGGACCAGACCCTGAGAAATTTCATGCTCAACGAACCCAGGGGCGGGGTGTTCCGACATGTGAACCTGCTGGTGCCCCCCAAACACCCCGAGGCCCAGATGGGCTGGATCATCATGGAGCCGGAGGACACCCCGCCCATGTCCGGATCAAACAGCATCTGCGTTTCCACGGTATTGCTGGAAGCCGGCATCCTGCCCATGGAAGAGCCCCGGACCCGTCTCACCCTGGAAGCCCCGGGGGGCCTGATCCGGGCCGTGGCCGACTGCGAAGGCGGCCATGTAAAGCGGATGACCGTCCATAACGTCCCTTCTTTTGTCCACCGGCTGGATGCGGACCTGGAAGTGGAGGGAATAGGCACCCTCAAGGTGGATACGGCCTATGGCGGTGACAGTTTTGTCATCGTCAATGCCCGGGATATCGGCTTTGAGGTCACACCGGACGAGGCCCGTGACATGGCCGAAATGGGAATCCGGATCACCAATGCCGCCACGGAGCAGCTGGGATTTGTCCACCCGGAGAACCCGGACTGGGACCATATTTCATTCTGCCAGATTGCCGCTCCCCTGAAAGAGGAAGACGGTGTTTTTGTGGGGCGCAACACCGTGGCCATCCAGCCGGGCAAACTGGACCGGTCCCCCACGGGCACGGGATGTTCGGCCCGGATGGCGGTGCTGGCCAAACGGGGAATGATCAAAAAGGGGGACATGTATATCGGGGAATCGGTGATCGGGTCCCGGTTCCACTGTAGGTATGAATCCGATGCCAAAGCCGGGGACTGGGATGCCATCATCCCCTCCATCTCCGGCCGGGCCTGGGTGACAGGCACCCACCAGCATATGCTGGATCCCGACGATCCCTGGCCCCAGGGCTATAAGGTGGCGGATACCTGGCCCCGGCTGATGGGGTAG
- a CDS encoding tyrosine-type recombinase/integrase, whose amino-acid sequence MVAEMIQFEQLQSEKEKPKEEPLEKKTGVIRKPNSTKLYVELYPNGIREQISSRLEDTPENEKLLIAWVADQREKIANDTFVFAEAFPNASEKKKALHAQLEGTEHRAEVGSFVFNAYVDRWAENNLDGFTPIKKADYKGVINYWIKPYFNHMTFGDITGITLKSFVKTFKHKSGKKRGHKLSTSRAKKILTVLRAIWDDAVEEYQWDRSDPFTFIRKFLREDFKKRPKKADPEVFRFAEWMSLVDNMIPHYRPMIETMIMTGMSMSEAAGLKKSSIKDDHFLIENSIVRGYEKEELKTSYRRRKVPLTKKLREVLNVAIHQTSSEYVFRNARGNAVNHSFRDSAWPLALKKAGLEYKVPYTMRHTFAAWSLALDMHPNRLVKLMGHNSKKMIYEVYGDYVEGLETDTIQIREYFGYDFK is encoded by the coding sequence ATGGTAGCAGAGATGATACAGTTTGAGCAACTTCAATCTGAAAAAGAGAAACCCAAAGAAGAACCCTTAGAAAAGAAGACTGGCGTGATCAGGAAACCCAACTCAACGAAGCTCTATGTGGAACTCTACCCCAACGGGATCAGAGAGCAGATATCTTCGCGCTTGGAGGACACTCCGGAAAATGAGAAGCTGCTGATAGCCTGGGTGGCCGATCAACGGGAGAAGATCGCCAATGATACCTTCGTATTTGCCGAGGCCTTTCCCAACGCCTCAGAGAAGAAAAAGGCTCTTCACGCTCAACTTGAAGGTACAGAGCACAGGGCAGAGGTCGGTAGCTTTGTCTTCAATGCTTATGTTGACCGCTGGGCCGAAAACAACCTTGATGGCTTTACCCCGATCAAGAAGGCTGACTATAAGGGTGTCATTAATTATTGGATCAAACCTTACTTCAATCATATGACTTTCGGGGATATTACCGGGATCACCCTCAAGAGCTTTGTGAAGACCTTCAAGCACAAGTCTGGAAAGAAGAGGGGACATAAGCTGTCCACCTCCCGGGCAAAGAAGATCCTGACCGTTTTACGGGCCATCTGGGATGACGCCGTCGAAGAGTATCAGTGGGACAGGTCAGACCCGTTTACCTTTATCAGGAAGTTCCTGCGGGAAGACTTCAAAAAGAGACCCAAGAAAGCAGATCCTGAGGTCTTCCGGTTCGCTGAGTGGATGAGCCTCGTTGACAACATGATTCCCCATTACCGGCCCATGATCGAAACGATGATCATGACCGGGATGAGTATGTCGGAGGCTGCCGGCTTAAAGAAGTCGTCCATTAAAGATGATCACTTCCTCATTGAGAACTCCATTGTCCGGGGTTACGAGAAAGAGGAGCTGAAGACCTCTTACCGGAGAAGGAAGGTACCGCTGACCAAAAAGCTCAGGGAGGTTCTGAATGTGGCCATACACCAGACGAGTTCCGAGTATGTCTTTCGGAACGCCCGGGGCAATGCAGTGAATCATTCCTTCCGGGACAGTGCCTGGCCGCTTGCTCTCAAAAAGGCCGGTCTGGAGTACAAGGTACCCTATACCATGAGGCATACTTTTGCCGCCTGGTCCCTGGCCTTGGACATGCACCCGAACCGGTTGGTCAAGCTCATGGGTCACAACTCAAAAAAGATGATTTATGAGGTCTACGGGGACTATGTTGAGGGTCTTGAAACCGACACGATACAAATTCGGGAGTATTTCGGTTATGATTTCAAGTAG
- a CDS encoding DUF1178 family protein, producing MIVFDLECINGHTFEGWFDDRADLDRQQEEGLLQCPVCETFSVVPKLSPVAVRTSSSTPSLPPSTHQAMQATQEAVAEFTDRVADFVEKNFENVGSSFAKEALQMHYGAKEHRNIRGTTTKEEEKALAKEGVQVLKVPVKKKENDDLN from the coding sequence ATGATTGTTTTTGATCTTGAATGCATAAACGGACATACCTTCGAAGGGTGGTTTGACGACCGGGCGGACCTGGACCGCCAGCAGGAGGAGGGCCTCCTCCAGTGCCCGGTATGCGAAACCTTTTCCGTGGTGCCCAAACTCTCCCCGGTGGCTGTCCGCACCTCATCCAGCACCCCCTCCCTGCCGCCGTCCACCCACCAGGCCATGCAGGCCACCCAGGAAGCCGTGGCGGAATTTACGGACCGGGTGGCGGATTTTGTGGAAAAAAACTTTGAAAACGTCGGGTCATCCTTTGCCAAAGAGGCCCTTCAGATGCATTACGGGGCCAAGGAGCACCGCAATATCCGGGGGACCACCACCAAAGAAGAGGAAAAGGCCCTGGCCAAAGAAGGGGTCCAGGTGCTCAAGGTGCCGGTAAAAAAGAAAGAAAACGACGACCTCAACTGA
- a CDS encoding IS21 family transposase has translation MQSEKSFGIAAMKAGMDEKTARKYREHGKLPSELKTDHTWRTRKDPFEETWDGIKGMLTINPGLEAKTLFEDLQRRHPGRFADGQLRTLQRRIKQWRATEGPPKEIFFAQIHKPGELCQSDFTHMDKLGVTIGGVPFDHLIYHFVLTYSNWETGTVCFSESFESLSQGLQNALWELGGVPQQHRTDCLTSAVNKVSHPEEFTSRYQDLVDHYGIIPCKTNPASPNENGDVEQRNYRFKKAVDQALMLRGHRDFKDREEYDLFLAKLFAQLNAGRRKRFTQELDLLHRLPKRRLDACKKMDLKVGPSSTIRVNHNVYSVDSRLIGENIQVRLYMECLEVWYGQRKVDTLPRLRGEGKYKINYRHIIDSLVKKPGAFENYRYRNAMFPTSRFRIAYDHLRKRYTVKSSAARYLKILYLAAKTSEVAVDSALMVLINEDQEISKEAVKRLIESNASVSRPDDVHIQAVDLTRYDQLLKGVAA, from the coding sequence ATTCAGTCAGAGAAGAGTTTCGGGATAGCAGCAATGAAAGCTGGAATGGATGAAAAAACAGCTCGAAAGTACCGTGAACACGGGAAGTTGCCGAGTGAACTCAAAACGGATCATACATGGCGCACACGCAAAGATCCGTTTGAGGAGACCTGGGATGGTATCAAAGGCATGTTGACCATAAATCCAGGTCTGGAGGCCAAGACACTGTTTGAGGATTTGCAACGCAGACACCCCGGCCGGTTCGCCGATGGACAATTACGGACCCTGCAACGGAGAATAAAGCAATGGCGTGCTACAGAGGGGCCGCCCAAAGAAATCTTTTTTGCTCAAATTCATAAGCCTGGCGAATTATGCCAGTCAGACTTCACCCACATGGATAAACTGGGCGTCACTATAGGCGGCGTCCCTTTTGACCACCTGATCTACCATTTTGTTTTGACCTATTCCAATTGGGAGACAGGTACAGTCTGTTTTTCAGAGAGTTTCGAAAGCCTGAGCCAGGGCCTGCAAAATGCCCTATGGGAACTTGGTGGTGTGCCGCAGCAACATCGCACCGATTGTCTGACATCCGCTGTTAACAAGGTAAGTCACCCTGAGGAGTTCACCAGCAGGTATCAGGATCTTGTTGACCATTACGGTATCATTCCTTGCAAAACTAACCCTGCCAGCCCCAATGAAAATGGAGACGTGGAGCAGCGCAATTATCGGTTCAAAAAAGCCGTTGACCAGGCCCTGATGCTGAGAGGACACCGGGATTTTAAAGACCGGGAAGAATATGACTTGTTCCTGGCCAAACTGTTCGCACAGCTAAATGCCGGTCGTAGGAAACGGTTTACACAAGAACTGGATCTCCTACACCGGTTGCCCAAACGCCGGCTTGATGCATGTAAAAAGATGGATTTAAAGGTTGGTCCCAGCAGTACCATTCGGGTCAATCACAACGTTTACTCTGTAGACAGCAGGCTCATAGGAGAAAATATCCAGGTCCGCCTCTACATGGAATGCCTGGAGGTCTGGTACGGCCAGAGAAAGGTCGATACTTTGCCAAGGTTGCGGGGTGAGGGCAAATATAAAATCAATTACCGGCATATCATTGACAGCCTGGTCAAAAAACCGGGGGCATTTGAAAATTATCGTTATCGTAATGCCATGTTCCCCACCAGCCGGTTCCGGATTGCCTACGATCATTTAAGAAAGCGTTATACCGTTAAAAGCTCAGCAGCAAGGTATCTGAAAATATTATACCTGGCAGCAAAGACAAGCGAGGTGGCAGTAGACAGCGCCCTGATGGTTCTAATAAACGAGGATCAGGAAATCAGCAAAGAGGCTGTTAAACGCCTTATTGAGTCCAACGCCTCTGTCAGCAGGCCGGATGATGTTCATATCCAGGCAGTTGATTTGACTCGTTATGACCAATTGCTCAAGGGGGTGGCGGCATGA
- a CDS encoding zinc ABC transporter substrate-binding protein: MNRLLISAFAIILTAVAVGTAFASAPLPVSVSILPQQYMVERIGKDRVDVQVMVRPGASPATYEPKPAQMAALSKTRLYFSIGVPFENFWLDKITASNPKMKLVHTDKGIPKIPIAAHEHDRHEHHKDHAHQNEADHGHTGMDPHIWTSPALVRIQAHTICQALAEEDPANRAFYRENYDAFIREIDGLEKELHNLFKDKTGTRFMVFHPSWGYFARDFGLDMIPIEMEGKDPKPAQLMELIRHARDAGIRVLFVQPQFSAKSARLIAREINGRVVAADPLAQDWMENMKTIASQFKEALK; encoded by the coding sequence ATGAACAGACTACTAATATCAGCTTTTGCAATCATACTCACAGCCGTGGCCGTTGGTACGGCCTTTGCCTCGGCCCCCCTGCCTGTCTCCGTCAGCATTCTTCCCCAGCAATACATGGTGGAACGTATCGGAAAAGACAGGGTGGATGTCCAGGTCATGGTCCGGCCCGGGGCCAGTCCCGCCACCTATGAACCCAAACCGGCGCAGATGGCGGCTCTGTCAAAGACCCGGCTCTACTTTTCCATTGGCGTGCCCTTTGAAAATTTCTGGCTGGACAAAATCACTGCCTCCAATCCGAAAATGAAACTGGTCCATACGGATAAAGGCATCCCCAAGATCCCCATCGCCGCCCATGAACACGACCGCCACGAGCACCATAAAGATCACGCCCATCAAAACGAAGCAGACCACGGCCACACCGGGATGGATCCCCACATCTGGACCTCCCCGGCCCTGGTCAGAATCCAGGCCCACACCATCTGCCAGGCACTGGCCGAAGAAGACCCGGCCAACCGCGCCTTTTACAGGGAGAATTACGATGCCTTCATCCGGGAAATCGACGGCCTGGAAAAAGAGCTCCACAACCTGTTTAAAGATAAAACCGGCACCCGGTTCATGGTCTTCCACCCCTCATGGGGCTATTTTGCCCGGGACTTCGGCCTGGACATGATCCCCATTGAAATGGAAGGGAAAGACCCCAAACCGGCCCAACTCATGGAACTCATCCGCCATGCCCGGGACGCCGGCATCCGGGTCCTCTTTGTCCAGCCCCAGTTTTCCGCCAAAAGCGCCCGGCTCATCGCCAGGGAAATCAACGGCCGGGTGGTGGCGGCAGACCCCCTGGCCCAGGACTGGATGGAAAATATGAAAACCATTGCCAGCCAATTCAAGGAGGCACTGAAATAG
- a CDS encoding TIR domain-containing protein, protein MTSKKETDPQPKVFLSYASEDYERMLNLYADLMAVGVKTWIDRCQLGPGRWEESIKKAISQSRYFVVCFSNVSLTKLARKEGFQHRELMLALELEKSKDGNEFSIIPVRIEDCELKDPRLAPFQQYDLFPNWNVGLKRIAAHLTGKSDPTFNIKAKYAALEDFMTTILHEAKEASKKGDHYAAIDKLVAIRSIGSEAPEIMRPILVATGWKRALLGHHVEAISDYDRALDVSIVEDVVAENCKKPRIIELKALSLLSLGQHEDAAKTATKGLRSNDAYQMFMNDASSRLLSLSGPFAGGDSIFLPLMIRGVALFALGKDNQAQEDFQRAFQANPMTASPLMCLSTVLAFQGQLEKAERAFNLANRMTKKETQETDMVLRVFMKVMNERKATRVHGS, encoded by the coding sequence ATGACATCCAAGAAAGAAACAGACCCACAACCAAAGGTCTTTCTTAGTTATGCATCTGAGGACTATGAAAGAATGCTGAACCTGTATGCCGACCTCATGGCAGTTGGTGTAAAAACCTGGATTGATCGCTGTCAACTGGGGCCAGGTCGATGGGAGGAGTCGATCAAGAAAGCCATCAGTCAAAGTCGCTATTTCGTAGTGTGCTTTTCGAACGTGTCTCTGACAAAACTGGCTCGGAAGGAAGGATTTCAACACCGCGAACTGATGCTTGCTCTGGAGTTGGAAAAATCAAAGGACGGTAATGAGTTTTCCATCATTCCTGTTCGCATCGAGGACTGTGAGTTGAAGGACCCACGCCTTGCTCCCTTTCAGCAGTACGATCTTTTTCCAAACTGGAACGTGGGGCTGAAAAGGATCGCTGCGCACCTCACTGGTAAGAGCGACCCTACGTTTAACATCAAAGCCAAGTACGCAGCACTTGAGGATTTCATGACGACTATATTACATGAGGCGAAAGAGGCCTCCAAAAAGGGAGATCATTATGCCGCCATCGACAAGCTTGTGGCAATACGCTCTATTGGTTCCGAAGCGCCAGAAATCATGCGTCCCATTTTAGTGGCTACAGGTTGGAAGCGAGCTCTTCTTGGGCACCACGTGGAGGCTATCAGTGACTACGACAGGGCACTCGATGTATCTATTGTAGAAGACGTTGTAGCCGAGAACTGTAAAAAGCCCCGTATTATAGAACTCAAGGCATTGAGCCTTTTATCCTTAGGCCAACATGAAGACGCAGCTAAAACCGCTACCAAAGGGTTGCGGAGTAACGATGCATACCAGATGTTCATGAACGATGCGTCAAGTAGATTATTGTCTCTAAGTGGACCCTTTGCAGGTGGGGACAGTATTTTTTTGCCGTTGATGATCAGGGGTGTTGCGCTTTTCGCGTTGGGCAAAGACAACCAAGCGCAAGAGGATTTTCAGCGGGCATTCCAGGCGAATCCAATGACCGCTTCTCCCCTGATGTGCTTATCAACCGTGCTGGCGTTTCAGGGACAGTTGGAAAAGGCGGAAAGAGCTTTCAATCTTGCCAATAGGATGACTAAAAAAGAAACTCAAGAGACCGACATGGTGCTGAGAGTTTTTATGAAAGTCATGAATGAGCGGAAAGCTACCCGTGTGCATGGATCGTGA